The DNA sequence CTGAAACAGCCAGAAAGCGGAATAGCGAGATCAAAGGAGGAGGCTATCCTTACAGCAGAAAAGATAGGATACCCTGTTCTTGTCAGACCTTCTTATGTTCTTGGCGGAAGGGCTATGAGGCTTGTTTATGACACAGCTGAGCTTCTTGAGTATATTGAGGAAGCTGTTCTGGTAACAGAAGATAAACCCCTTCTTATTGACAGATTTCTACAGGACGCGGTTGAGCTTGATGTTGATGCTGTTAGCGACGGTGATGATGTTCTTGTGGGGGCAGTTATGGAGCATATTGAGGAGGCAGGCATACATTCTGGAGACAGTGCAACATGCATTCCACCTTATACACTTGATGAAGAAATAATGATTAAGGTCAAAAAGCAGACGAGAGAGCTTGCAAAAGCCTTAAATGTGTATGGTCTTATGAATGTTCAATATGCTGTAAAAGATAATGAGATTTTTGTTATAGAGGTAAATCCAAGGGCATCAAGGACTGTTCCGTTTGTTAGTAAAGCGATAGGCTATCCCCTTGCAAAGATAGCATCAAAGATCATAGTAGGCAAAAAATTAAGGGAGATAGTTCCTGATGTGTTTAACATAAAAGATCCTCACCCTGCAACAGATTTTAGAGGAAGAGATTTTAAAAGATACTCAATAAAAGAGGTTGTTTTCCCATGGAACAGATTTCCTGAGGTTGACCCCCTTCTTGGGCCTGAGATGAAATCAACAGGTGAGGTGATGGGAATAGATCAGGATTTTGGTCTTGCATTTTATAAAGCTCAGGCTGCTGCCGGATCTATACTTCCTGAAAATGGTAATGTTTTTGTATCTGTTGCAGACAGGGATAAACCTCACATTGTAGAAATAGCAAAGAAACTCCATGATCTTGGATTTAGCATATACGCGACAGAAGGAACACACAGATTTTTGCAGGAAAATGGAATTCCATCTGTCAGGGTCAGTAAGTTGTCTGAAGAACGACCTAACGTTGTTGACAGGATAAGAAATGGAGAGATAAATATGATAATAAACACTCCGTCAGGAAAGAGAGAGAGATCAGACGCATATTTTATAAGAAGGGCGGCAGTTGAACACAAAATACCATATTTTACAACTGTCAGAGCCGCAAAAGCCGCAGTAGAAGCAGTTTATTCCTACAAACACAAACAGCTTGATGTAAAACCACTGCAGGAGATATTTAGGTAAAATTCATCAGGGGGAGGGGTGTTATGCATTCAGATAGAACCTTTTTTACAAATGAAGAAGGTAAAACACTTGTTGAAAGGTTCAGATTTAATCGGAAATAATACAAATTATCCAGCTGAGGTAATACTGTCAGAAATTTTTGTTTGAAATTACTTAAATGGGGTATTACATTTAGTAATAGGTAATACATATTTATAGAGGTAAGCCAAAATGTTTATAACAAAGATGACAAAGAAAGGGCAGATAACAATTCCGGCTGAATACAGAAAAAAATTAAAAGCAGAGTATTACACAGTTGAGATA is a window from the Persephonella sp. genome containing:
- the carB gene encoding carbamoyl-phosphate synthase large subunit — protein: MKKGKIIILGSGPNRIGQGVEFDYACVHCVWALKEEGYEAIMVNCNPETVSTDYDTSDKLFFEPIVYEDVVNIIESEKPDGVVVQFGGQTPLKLAVPLQNAGIKILGTSPESIDIAEDRERFRELIIKLGLKQPESGIARSKEEAILTAEKIGYPVLVRPSYVLGGRAMRLVYDTAELLEYIEEAVLVTEDKPLLIDRFLQDAVELDVDAVSDGDDVLVGAVMEHIEEAGIHSGDSATCIPPYTLDEEIMIKVKKQTRELAKALNVYGLMNVQYAVKDNEIFVIEVNPRASRTVPFVSKAIGYPLAKIASKIIVGKKLREIVPDVFNIKDPHPATDFRGRDFKRYSIKEVVFPWNRFPEVDPLLGPEMKSTGEVMGIDQDFGLAFYKAQAAAGSILPENGNVFVSVADRDKPHIVEIAKKLHDLGFSIYATEGTHRFLQENGIPSVRVSKLSEERPNVVDRIRNGEINMIINTPSGKRERSDAYFIRRAAVEHKIPYFTTVRAAKAAVEAVYSYKHKQLDVKPLQEIFR